A part of Liolophura sinensis isolate JHLJ2023 chromosome 1, CUHK_Ljap_v2, whole genome shotgun sequence genomic DNA contains:
- the LOC135472842 gene encoding mitochondrial glutamate carrier 1-like → MESNFVPIPKIINGSIAGIVGVTCVFPIDLVKTRLQNQQPGPNGQLVYRSLWDCGVKTFRNEGFFGMYRGSGVNLLLITPEKAIKLVGNDFFRHYLRTDKNTLPFHRELLAGAGAGLCQITVTTPMELLKIQLQDAGRTAKMAVSGGPVSANGNVSAPRISATKIAMTLVREKGIFGLYKGCGATMLRDVTFSAIYFPLFAHLNAMGAKRPGSEQTVFYHSFISGCAAGCVASFSVNPFDVVKTRLQTLQKGEGEMTYSGVVDCFRKVVKHEGVMAFFKGAGCRILVIAPLFGIAQTVYYLGVAEFLLGLERP, encoded by the exons ATGGAGTCAAACTTTGT GCCAATCCCTAAAATCATAAATGGGAGTATTGCTGGAATAGTTGGAGTGACCTGTGTGTTTCCCATTGATCTTGTGAAAACCAGACTACAGAATCAACAGCCTGGACCCAATGGACAGCTGGTGTACAGAAGCTT gTGGGATTGTGGGGTGAAAACTTTCAGAAATGAAGGGTTCTTTGGAATGTACAGAG GGTCTGGGGTGAACCTACTTCTCATTACTCCGGAAAAGGCAATCAAACTCGTTGGCAATGACTTCTTCAGGCATTACCTGCGCACTGACAA GAACACCCTGCCTTTCCACCGAGAGTTACTGGCAGGAGCAGGGGCGGGGCTGTGTCAGATCACTGTCACCACCCCTATGGAGCTACTCAAGATACAGCTTCAGGATGCCGGGCGGACAG CTAAAATGGCAGTGTCTGGAGGGCCAGTGTCAGCCAATGGTAATGTATCTGCTCCTCGCATATCAGCCACAAAGATTGCCATGACCCTAGTGCGAGAAAAAGGCATTTTTGGACTGTATAAAGGCTGTGGGGCGACCATGCTGAGAGACGTGACATTCTCGGCTATCTACTTCCCATTGTTTGCCCATCTTAATGCTATG GGTGCCAAAAGACCAGGCAGTGAACAAACTGTGttttatcattcatttatatctGGCTGTGCAGCTGGCTGCGTTGCCTCATTTAGTGTCAATCCATTTGATG TTGTGAAGACCAGGTTACAAACCCTGCAGAAAGGTGAAGGAGAGATGACCTATTCTGGGGTCGTGGATTGTTTTAG GAAAGTAGTGAAGCATGAGGGAGTTATGGCTTTCTTCAAAGGAGCTGGCTGCAGAATCCTGGTTATAGCTCCCCTGTTTGGCATAGCACAAACTGTGTATTACCTAGGGGTAGCCGAATTCCTGTTAGGATTGGAAAGGCCATGA
- the LOC135477977 gene encoding myogenesis-regulating glycosidase-like, with the protein MALKNQFMLPVSAGAKYLECGKQKPKKKSRRRKIVNSLGIDKWNGDGQKRGQHKISFHSSKANVGEAPFLHGILRGFPKGKSISQDKSSCIVHLGQDSVKFNQLATLTISTQELEQRPEIEYITVSLEAQSRDYTPEIELDLEPRNVHWYGGSELFTQQWPMTNTLMVDGPYLSNDYVDRRHTRECGPVLERYWINSRGVGVCVDNTVPLHVSWDGTYGRFRLKAKYDNSQYSSMKCSDDSLPVLCLTIYKASNVKEVHQTMSSICFSKPLGKPDERMIRSPIWSTWATYKVNIDQKKILDLAQDILSHGFSNSQLEIDDMFSSSYGDIDFSEAKFGDPKAMMDTLKNMGFRVTLWVVPFANIDSTAFKEGTKEGYFMKEPRGEAPALVRWWQGIGAVLDLTNPQAVEWYSKRLRNIQQDYGVDSFKFDAGELVYLPMNFKTFRPMKTPGEYTTLYGKLIGSFGGMVEMRSAFMSQEYAYFVRVMDKESCWGYENGLLSMIPSVLTIGLLGYPYVLPDMIGGNAYGENGEILETVLPQRELYIRWLELTAYLPSMQFSVLPWQYDEEVVQLARKFVNIHERMVAPRVLEAIEDAQANGIPLIRPIWWLAPEDEDALQVDSEFMVGDFLLVAPILEDAQRQRSIYLPEGKWRDELRGCELDGKIWLQDYRIELDQVATFVKF; encoded by the exons ATGGCTCTGAAAAACCAGTTTATGTTACCAGTATCCGCTGGAGCGAAATATCTTGAGTGTGGAAAACAAA AGCCTAAGAAGAAAAGCAGGAGGAGAAAGATTGTAAACTCTTTGGGTATTGACAAATGGAATGGTGATGGGCAA AAGAGGGGACAgcacaaaatatcatttcattCTAGCAAAGCCAACGTGGGAGAAGCTCCGTTCTTACACGGCATCCTTCGGGGATTTCCAAAGGGTAAGTCTATTTCACAGGACAAATCTTCATGTATCGTTCATCTAGGACAGGACAGTGTGAAATTTAATCAGCTTGCGACTTTAACAATTTCGACTCAAGAATTAGAACAGCGACCAGAAATAGAATACATCACTGTTTCGCTTGAAGCGCAAAGTCGAGATTATACCCCTGAGATAGAGCTAGACTTAGAGCCGAGAAACGTCCATTGGTATGGAGGATCCGagctgttcacacaacaatggCCAATGACCAACACCTTAATGGTTGACGGTCCGTACTTGTCAAATGACTATGTGGACAGAAGACATACGAGGGAGTGCGGACCAGTCCTTGAAAGGTACTGGATTAATTCCCGTGGAGTTGGAGTATGTGTGGATAATACTGTGCCTCTGCATGTGAGCTGGGATGGAACTTATGGGCGGTTCAGACTGAAAGCAAAATACGACAATTCACAGTACAGCAGCATGAAATGTTCGGACGACAGCTTGCCAGTATTATGCCTAACTATCTATAAGGCGTCCAATGTGAAAGAAGTGCATCAGACCATGTCCAGCATCTGCTTCAGTAAACCATTGGGGAAACCCGACGAACGGATGATCAGGAGTCCCATCTGGTCCACATGGGCAACATACAAAGTCAACATCGATCAGAAGAAAATCTTGGACCTTGCTCAAGATATTCTGAGTCACGGCTTCTCCAATAGTCAGTTAGAGATTGATGACATGTTTTCCAGTTCATATGGAGACATTGATTTCAGTGAAGCGAAGTTTGGTGATCCTAAAGCAATGATGGACACGTTGAAAAATATGGGCTTCAGAGTGACACTCTGGGTTGTGCCATTTGCCAACATAGACTCAACTGCGTTCAAAGAAGGAACGAAGGAAGGCTATTTCATGAAGGAACCTCGTGGTGAAGCCCCAGCCTTGGTAAGATGGTGGCAAGGTATTGGTGCCGTCCTAGATCTGACcaatccgcaggctgttgaGTGGTACTCCAAGAGACTTCGAAATATTCAACAAGACTATGGTGTCGACTCTTTCAAGTTCGACGCAGGCGAATTGGTCTACTTGCCCATGAACTTCAAAACATTCCGGCCTATGAAAACACCTGGTGAATACACGACCCTGTACGGGAAGCTGATTGGAAGTTTCGGAGGTATGGTCGAGATGAGATCGGCCTTTATGTCGCAGGAATATGCTTATTTTGTTCGAGTTATGGACAAAGAATCCTGCTGGGGATATGAGAATGGCTTGTTGTCAATGATTCCATCTGTTCTAACTATTGGTCTACTTGGATATCCTTACGTTCTTCCTGATATGATTGGAGGGAATGCTTATGGCGAAAACGGAGAAATACTCGAGACTGTTCTGCCCCAGAGGGAGTTGTATATCCGCTGGCTGGAGTTGACGGCCTATCTACCCTCCATGCAGTTCTCCGTGTTACCATGGCAATATGATGAAGAGGTTGTGCAATTGGCCAGGAAGTTCGTGAACATTCATGAAAGGATGGTGGCTCCGCGTGTTCTAGAAGCCATCGAGGACGCCCAGGCAAATG GCATACCCTTGATCCGTCCAATCTGGTGGCTGGCTCCGGAAGATGAGGACGCCCTTCAGGTAGACTCGGAGTTTATGGTGGGAGACTTCTTACTCGTGGCTCCAATACTAGAGGATGCTCAGCGACAGAGAAGTATATACTTGCCGGAGGGCAAATGGCGGGATGAACTTCGTGGTTGTGAGCTAGATGGCAAGATATGGCTACAAGACTACAGAATTGAACTAGATCAAGTGGCTACCTTTGTAAAGTTTTGA
- the LOC135478060 gene encoding LOW QUALITY PROTEIN: myogenesis-regulating glycosidase-like (The sequence of the model RefSeq protein was modified relative to this genomic sequence to represent the inferred CDS: deleted 3 bases in 3 codons), with translation MATLQVSRMSVGRDKEIDSFHISLKAHSRDYTPEIEFDLEPDKVHWYGGSELYIQQWPMNNSHIPDGPYLSNDYLCMPKDHKASGPVLERYWINSRGVGVCVDNEVPLHVSWDGTYGQFRLKADGLPTLSLTIYKASNVKEVHQTMSSICFSKPLGKPDERMIRSPIWSTWATYKVNIDQKKILDLAQDILSHGFSNSQLGIDDMFSSSYGDIDFSEAKFSDPRAMIDNLKNLGFRVTLWVMPFSNLDSSAFKEGTKKGYFVKETRGEAPALVKWWQGIGAVLDLTNPEAVEWYSQRLRKIQQDYGVDSFKFDGGEIGYLPMNFKTFRPLKNPGEYTTLYNKLICSFGGMVEMRSAFMSQEFANFVRVTDKDSCWGYENGLQSLIPTVLTIGLLGYPYVLPDMIGGNAYGEHGEFHLTVLPQRELYIRWLELTAYLPSMQFSVLPWQYDEEVVQLARKFVDIHENIVASRIIEAIKQTHSEGTPLIRPIWWLAPEDEDALQVDSEFMVGDSLLVAPILEDAQRQRSIYLPEGKWRDELRGCELDGKTWLQDYRIELDQVATFVKF, from the exons ATGGCGACCCTACAAGTTTCCAGGATGAGCGTGGGAAGGGACAAAGAAATAGACTCTTTCCACATCTCACTAAAAGCTCACAGTCGCGATTATACGCCTGAGATAGAATTTGATCTGGAACCAGATAAAGTTCACTGGTACGGTGGATCGGAGTTGTATATTCAGCAATGGCCGATGAACAACTCGCATATACCAGACGGACCGTATCTGTCTAACGATTACCTGTGTATGCCAAAGGATCACAAAGCCTCTGGACCCGTCTTAGAAAGGTACTGGATCAATTCCCGAGGAGTTGGAGTCTGCGTGGACAATGAAGTGCCACTACACGTAAGCTGGGACGGTACTTACGGGCAATTCAGACTGAAAGCA GACGGCTTACCGACACTGTCGCTTACTATCTATAAGGCGTCCAATGTGAAAGAAGTGCATCAAACAATGTCCAGCATCTGCTTCAGTAAACCACTGGGGAAACCGGACGAACGGATGATCAGGAGTCCCATCTGGTCCACATGGGCAACATACAAAGTCAACATCGATCAGAAGAAAATCTTGGACCTTGCTCAAGATATTCTGAGTCACGGCTTCTCCAATAGTCAGTTAGGAATTGATGATATGTTTTCCAGTTCCTACGGAGACATTGACTTCAGTGAAGCGAAGTTCAGTGACCCCAGGGCAATGATAGATAATCTGAAGAACCTCGGGTTCCGTGTTACTCTTTGGGTGATGCCATTTTCCAACCTTGATTCCAGTGCATTTAAGGAAGGTACAAAGAAGGGATACTTCGTCAAGGAAACGCGTGGCGAAGCCCCAGCCTTGGTAAAATGGTGGCAAGGTATAGGAGCTGTTCTAGACCTCACCAATCCTGAAGCGGTCGAGTGGTATTCCCAGAGGCTGAGGAAAATTCAGCAAGACTACGGTGTAGATTCTTTCAAGTTCGATGGTGGCGAAATAGGTTACTTGCCCATGAACTTCAAAACATTCCGCCCACTGAAAAAC CCTGGAGAGTACACAACTCTCTACAACAAGTTAATCTGCAGCTTCGGAGGAATGGTGGAAATGCGATCTGCC TTTATGTCACAGGAGTTCGCCAACTTCGTCCGTGTGACAGACAAAGATTCCTGCTGGGGCTATGAAAACGGGCTACAGTCATTGATCCCAACCGTACTTACCATTGGACTTCTTGGCTACCCTTAC GTTCTTCCGGACATGATAGGTGGTAACGCTTACGGTGAACATGGCGAATTCCACTTAACTGTTCTGCCCCAGAGAGAGTTGTACATCCGCTGGCTGGAACTGACGGCGTACCTACCCTCAATGCAGTTTTCTGTGTTACCATGGCAATATGACGAAGAGGTTGTGCAACTGGCCAGAAAGTTCGTGGACATCCATGAAAATATTGTTGCCTCTCGGATTATAGAGGCAATCAAGCAAACACATTCTGAGG GCACGCCCTTGATTCGCCCAATCTGGTGGCTGGCCCCGGAAGATGAGGACGCCCTTCAGGTGGACTCGGAGTTTATGGTGGGAGACTCCTTACTCGTAGCTCCAATACTAGAGGATGCTCAGCGACAGAGAAGTATATACTTACCAGAGGGCAAATGGCGGGATGAACTTCGTGGTTGTGAGCTAGACGGCAAAACCTGGCTACAAGACTACAGAATCGAACTAGATCAAGTGGCTACCTTTGTAAAGTTTTGA
- the LOC135480488 gene encoding myogenesis-regulating glycosidase-like — protein MQFSVLPWQYDEEVVQLARKFVNIHERMVAPRVLEAIEDAQANGIPLIRPIWWLAPEDEDALQVDSEFMVGDFLLVAPILEDAQRQRSIYLPEGKWRDELRGCELDGKTWLQDYRIELDQVATFVKF, from the exons ATGCAGTTCTCCGTGTTACCATGGCAATATGATGAAGAGGTTGTGCAATTGGCCAGGAAGTTCGTGAACATTCATGAAAGGATGGTGGCTCCGCGTGTTCTAGAAGCCATCGAGGACGCCCAGGCAAATG GCATACCCTTGATCCGTCCAATCTGGTGGCTGGCTCCGGAAGATGAGGACGCCCTTCAGGTAGACTCGGAGTTTATGGTGGGAGACTTCTTACTCGTGGCTCCAATACTAGAGGATGCTCAGCGACAGAGAAGTATATACTTGCCGGAGGGCAAATGGCGGGATGAACTTCGTGGTTGTGAGCTAGACGGCAAAACCTGGCTACAAGACTACAGAATCGAACTAGATCAAGTGGCTACCTTTGTAAAGTTTTGA